A single genomic interval of Lusitaniella coriacea LEGE 07157 harbors:
- a CDS encoding TonB-dependent receptor domain-containing protein, whose translation MANWNPQPIPIWASAIASVLVTQSVYAQTLPVTDVRVNPSESGFELILEAPPGVVLEAITSTEGNRWIADIENATLELPDGESFRAENPVEGIEFVTVTQGEDGIQVIVSGTDGAPNATLRESLSGIAFDLVVEEPLGLDPIPEEEIEIVVTATRTEEDVADVPRSVTTITREEIEEQTGANSQNNISDIIGKLVPGLGPPVQVNRRVRGQNLRGRPALILIDGVVQNTNITLNSQLNAIDPSVIERIEVVRGPIAAYGGGATGGIINIITRKPTTEGIESTVTVGTTADVGSLQGDGFGFHVGYGLSGNQGIVDYLINLSWDKRNGFFDAEGDRVPAEDISNNQTLNLLAKVGIDITEEQRLVASYNIYQDRIDPDVESDLSVLDTPGLGNARAIEIGNREYENQPQQINQVASLTYSHDNLWGSKLDAQLFYQSTDFDLFPQDSRGFIARSLGVPVQAVSRLLPPTIPVIRQGNIDSDKWGGRLQVDTPVFESASLLWGIDYTRENNNTVERVIDPVAFDRRNEVRVLQTLTSVPNFQLDSIGLFAQLQWDVSEQWRLDGGFRYENISVDVQDYTVSPFLNRNLLLARQPLPTIRGGSINESDVVFNLGTVYKVTEEFSVFANFAQGFAIPSLQFLNNVNTSTFNLEATDLLEPEKVNNYELGVRGDWENWQFTIAGFYNHSDRGQAITISRSATNAGFREFNRAPQNNYGIELTADWQPTELWGIGGTFTWNEGNFDPPGDNRGFIPLSSLEVQPIKLTLYVENETLPNWNNRLQLLYVGGRDRAFEDGVDAFKIESYATVDFLSTVNIGQGKLQIAVENLLDNQYLPVISQTNVGFLEIRRFPASGRTISLRYSIKF comes from the coding sequence ACTCCCCGATGGAGAAAGCTTTCGCGCTGAAAATCCCGTAGAAGGCATTGAATTCGTCACCGTCACTCAGGGCGAAGATGGCATTCAAGTTATCGTTTCCGGAACGGACGGTGCGCCCAACGCAACCTTACGGGAAAGCCTTTCTGGGATTGCATTTGACCTCGTTGTTGAAGAGCCTTTAGGACTCGACCCGATCCCCGAAGAAGAAATTGAAATTGTGGTGACAGCGACGCGCACCGAGGAGGATGTTGCAGACGTTCCGCGATCGGTTACAACAATTACTCGCGAGGAAATTGAGGAGCAAACGGGGGCAAATTCTCAAAACAATATTTCCGATATTATCGGTAAACTCGTCCCTGGTTTGGGTCCCCCGGTTCAGGTCAATCGCAGAGTTCGGGGGCAAAACTTGCGAGGTCGTCCCGCCCTGATTCTAATTGATGGCGTGGTTCAAAATACGAACATTACGCTCAACAGCCAACTCAACGCGATCGATCCCTCCGTTATCGAACGGATTGAGGTCGTTCGGGGTCCCATTGCAGCTTATGGTGGCGGCGCAACGGGGGGAATTATTAATATCATCACCCGAAAACCTACCACCGAAGGGATCGAATCCACCGTTACCGTGGGAACGACTGCGGATGTGGGAAGTTTGCAAGGCGATGGATTTGGGTTCCACGTCGGGTATGGATTGTCAGGAAACCAAGGGATTGTAGACTATCTCATCAATCTCTCTTGGGACAAGCGTAACGGCTTTTTTGATGCAGAAGGCGATCGCGTCCCCGCAGAAGACATCTCCAACAACCAAACCCTAAACCTGCTGGCAAAAGTCGGAATTGATATTACCGAAGAACAGCGCCTTGTTGCCAGCTACAACATCTATCAAGATCGAATTGACCCCGATGTTGAATCCGATCTCAGCGTTCTCGATACGCCTGGATTGGGCAATGCACGCGCGATTGAAATTGGAAACCGCGAATATGAAAACCAACCCCAACAAATCAACCAAGTTGCCAGCTTAACCTACAGCCACGATAACCTGTGGGGTTCCAAGCTCGACGCACAACTGTTCTATCAAAGCACCGACTTCGACCTATTTCCTCAAGACAGTCGAGGATTTATTGCACGCAGTCTCGGCGTTCCCGTTCAAGCTGTTTCCAGACTCCTTCCTCCCACAATTCCCGTTATTCGACAGGGTAATATTGACTCGGATAAATGGGGCGGTCGCTTGCAAGTGGATACGCCCGTGTTTGAGTCGGCAAGTTTGTTGTGGGGAATCGACTATACTCGCGAGAACAATAATACAGTTGAGCGCGTTATCGATCCGGTGGCTTTCGATCGACGTAATGAAGTACGAGTTCTCCAAACCCTCACCTCCGTCCCCAACTTCCAACTCGACAGCATCGGCTTATTCGCCCAATTGCAGTGGGATGTGAGCGAACAATGGCGATTGGATGGTGGATTTCGCTACGAAAATATTAGCGTCGATGTCCAGGACTATACCGTGAGTCCTTTTCTCAACCGCAACTTACTCTTAGCCAGACAACCCTTACCCACAATTCGCGGTGGAAGCATTAACGAAAGCGATGTGGTATTTAACTTAGGAACGGTTTATAAAGTCACAGAAGAATTCAGCGTCTTTGCCAACTTTGCCCAAGGTTTTGCCATTCCCAGCTTGCAGTTTCTCAATAACGTCAACACCAGTACGTTTAATCTCGAAGCAACGGATCTCCTCGAACCGGAGAAGGTGAATAACTACGAACTCGGCGTGCGCGGCGACTGGGAGAACTGGCAATTTACCATTGCGGGTTTTTACAATCATTCCGATCGCGGACAGGCAATTACAATTAGCCGAAGCGCGACTAACGCGGGGTTTCGGGAGTTCAATCGCGCGCCGCAAAATAATTATGGCATCGAACTGACTGCCGATTGGCAACCCACTGAGTTGTGGGGAATTGGCGGAACATTTACCTGGAACGAGGGAAACTTCGATCCCCCCGGAGACAATCGCGGTTTTATTCCTCTGAGTAGTTTGGAGGTGCAGCCGATCAAACTGACGCTGTACGTGGAAAATGAAACGCTTCCCAATTGGAACAATCGCTTGCAACTGCTGTACGTGGGAGGGCGCGATCGCGCGTTTGAGGATGGTGTAGATGCCTTTAAGATTGAAAGTTACGCCACGGTGGATTTCCTCAGTACTGTAAACATCGGTCAAGGGAAACTCCAAATTGCAGTGGAAAACTTGCTCGACAATCAATATCTCCCTGTCATTTCCCAAACGAATGTAGGCTTTTTAGAAATTCGGCGCTTTCCAGCTTCGGGAAGAACGATTAGCCTGCGCTACAGCATTAAGTTTTAG
- a CDS encoding ABC transporter substrate-binding protein, with translation MKALHSSRHHPLTASLRHRVSVSISPYQSWIHKLKFTLLALLTACLVVACGNPTPPANVNAARSPAGECQVIQHELGETTVCGTPKKIVALGLNPLDVLLSLEVQPAGFADVIQLHRGEFDNPSQQIPYLGEYVTSKPANIGSSRQPSFEALAQLQPDLILAMYGPANNDQYEKLSQIAPTLFVPSLSLRDWQESIQMVAKAIDREQKAKAVIETYEQQLADARSDLAPAVVEHPKILLLAATKLDKIALFDEAEYSGGLLKELGFEVLTIPELKGEERTRRTNVSLEAIAQLNPDTIIVQGYNLDLKKLIAHKIGLNLGKKGGKLGLHQVSHIQTAWQESALAQSMEASKRDRV, from the coding sequence ATGAAAGCTCTCCATTCTTCTCGCCATCATCCTCTCACCGCGTCACTGCGTCACCGTGTCTCCGTGTCAATATCTCCCTATCAAAGCTGGATTCACAAGTTAAAATTCACCCTCCTCGCCCTCTTAACCGCTTGTTTGGTCGTCGCCTGTGGCAATCCAACGCCTCCGGCTAATGTTAACGCCGCGCGATCGCCTGCGGGAGAATGCCAAGTCATTCAACACGAATTAGGCGAGACAACTGTTTGCGGTACGCCCAAAAAGATCGTCGCCCTCGGTTTAAATCCCTTGGATGTCTTGCTGTCCTTGGAGGTGCAACCCGCCGGATTTGCCGACGTGATTCAACTCCATCGTGGAGAATTCGACAACCCCAGCCAACAAATTCCCTACCTGGGAGAGTATGTCACCAGCAAACCCGCAAATATTGGTAGCAGCCGTCAGCCGTCCTTTGAAGCGCTGGCACAACTTCAGCCCGATCTGATTTTAGCCATGTACGGCCCAGCAAATAACGACCAGTACGAAAAGCTTTCGCAAATTGCTCCTACTTTATTTGTGCCCAGCTTGAGCCTGCGGGATTGGCAGGAGAGCATTCAAATGGTGGCAAAGGCGATCGATCGCGAACAGAAAGCCAAAGCGGTGATTGAAACCTACGAACAGCAGTTAGCAGACGCGCGATCGGATTTAGCTCCTGCTGTGGTAGAACATCCCAAAATATTGCTGTTAGCAGCAACTAAATTGGACAAGATCGCTTTGTTCGATGAGGCGGAATATAGCGGAGGCTTGCTCAAGGAATTGGGCTTTGAAGTTCTCACCATTCCCGAACTGAAGGGAGAAGAGCGCACGCGCCGCACCAATGTCTCCTTAGAAGCGATCGCGCAACTCAATCCGGATACGATTATCGTCCAAGGCTATAACCTCGATCTCAAGAAACTCATCGCCCACAAAATCGGACTCAATTTGGGCAAAAAAGGCGGGAAATTGGGCTTACATCAGGTCAGTCACATTCAAACTGCTTGGCAAGAGAGCGCACTGGCACAAAGCATGGAAGCCTCTAAACGCGATCGCGTTTAG
- a CDS encoding MFS transporter: MRTVLTLWIGQLVSIIGSEMTNFAIALWAWKLTGQATPLSLMFFFTRTPTALAAIFAGVIVDRCNRKQLMILGDTVAGLSTLILFSLLLSQNLAIWHLYLAAAVNSLFGYFQHLAYSASLSSLVAETHYTRVAAMGSLKEAGAYIAAPALAGLLYPQIGLEGILIIDLITFFVAIATLAPQIIPQPQFSRNAHPENWYSALTFGFRYLLKHPPLLALLLFLLGSNFFDSVVLGILPALILSRSDSNATLFASIQMAFGIGGLTGAIAIGLWGGFKRRIHGVLIGSLCGKISLMLLGLGRSPSVWIAAAVAGGFFIPLTLSSNQGIWFSKVETEVQGRVFATRYLIAQMGAPLAFAIAGPLADRVFEPAMSANGQFSQIFKGIFGSNPGAGIALQCTLFSILGLCFVLAASTIPLLRENDKSL, from the coding sequence ATGCGTACCGTCTTAACCCTCTGGATCGGTCAACTCGTCTCGATTATCGGGTCAGAAATGACCAACTTCGCGATCGCGCTTTGGGCGTGGAAATTAACGGGACAAGCAACCCCCCTCTCCCTAATGTTCTTCTTTACCCGCACGCCGACAGCCCTTGCTGCCATTTTTGCGGGGGTTATTGTTGATCGCTGCAACCGCAAACAGCTCATGATTCTCGGTGATACCGTCGCCGGACTCTCCACCCTCATCCTCTTCTCTCTCCTTCTCAGTCAAAACCTGGCAATTTGGCATCTCTACCTCGCCGCAGCCGTTAACAGTCTCTTTGGTTACTTCCAACACCTTGCCTACTCTGCCTCCCTCTCCAGCCTCGTCGCAGAAACCCACTACACGCGCGTCGCTGCAATGGGTTCCCTTAAAGAAGCAGGCGCGTACATCGCCGCCCCAGCCTTAGCGGGACTCCTGTACCCTCAGATTGGGTTGGAGGGCATCCTGATTATCGATCTCATCACCTTTTTCGTCGCGATCGCGACTTTGGCACCACAAATCATCCCCCAACCCCAATTCTCCCGCAACGCGCATCCCGAAAACTGGTATTCAGCGCTAACCTTTGGCTTTCGCTACCTCCTCAAACATCCCCCTCTGCTCGCCCTCCTCCTTTTTCTCCTCGGATCCAACTTCTTCGATAGCGTTGTTTTGGGAATTTTGCCCGCCCTGATTTTGTCGCGCAGTGACAGCAATGCAACGCTCTTCGCCAGCATTCAAATGGCTTTTGGAATTGGCGGTTTAACGGGCGCGATCGCGATCGGTCTGTGGGGAGGGTTCAAACGACGAATTCATGGGGTTTTAATCGGTAGTCTGTGTGGCAAAATCAGTCTGATGCTGTTGGGGTTAGGTCGCAGTCCAAGCGTGTGGATTGCGGCGGCTGTGGCGGGCGGTTTTTTTATTCCCCTCACCCTCAGTTCCAATCAAGGAATTTGGTTCTCAAAAGTCGAGACAGAGGTGCAAGGACGGGTGTTTGCCACTCGTTATTTAATCGCACAAATGGGCGCGCCTTTGGCTTTCGCGATCGCGGGACCCTTAGCCGATCGCGTTTTCGAGCCAGCCATGAGCGCTAACGGTCAGTTTTCCCAAATATTCAAGGGGATTTTCGGCAGCAATCCCGGTGCGGGAATAGCACTGCAATGCACTCTCTTTTCAATTTTGGGTCTTTGTTTCGTCCTGGCGGCTTCTACCATTCCTCTATTGCGAGAGAATGATAAATCTCTTTGA
- a CDS encoding DUF3616 domain-containing protein has translation MSESFLLARALLQFDKKADDLLGDISAVARTPDGSLWVASDERLGIERLSSIEPLLFGNHQHYHIGDFIELFDDEIDIEGMDYSEGYLWLVGSHSTKRKKPKGKKEEKDLERLLEVKHERNRYLLARIPVVNGKLLKSYASSDRAEDRLTAACLEKTETENILMEALAKDPHFGKIIASDLPSKENGFDIEGLVVRGNRIFLGLRGPVLRGWAIILELKVEETQPGILTLAAIGEDELPYKKHFLELDGLGVRELCWHGDNLLILAGPTMVLEGAMKIFELQEILECSGNSLCWQESGRLKALFNLPVATGADRAEGLTLFPHLGKSEGLMVVYDSPHPNRMPNSHKVYADLFRLP, from the coding sequence ATGTCTGAATCTTTCCTACTCGCTCGCGCTCTCCTTCAGTTTGATAAAAAAGCAGATGACTTGCTGGGGGATATTTCAGCCGTTGCTCGAACACCTGACGGAAGCTTGTGGGTTGCTTCAGACGAACGCCTGGGTATCGAGCGACTCTCGTCGATAGAACCCTTACTGTTCGGCAATCACCAGCACTATCACATTGGAGATTTTATCGAGTTATTTGACGATGAAATCGATATTGAAGGGATGGACTATTCAGAGGGTTATCTTTGGCTAGTGGGGTCGCACAGTACGAAACGCAAAAAACCGAAAGGAAAAAAAGAAGAAAAAGACCTCGAACGGCTGCTTGAGGTCAAACACGAACGCAATCGCTATCTCCTGGCTCGCATTCCTGTTGTTAACGGCAAGTTACTGAAATCCTACGCATCCTCCGATCGCGCCGAGGATCGACTTACCGCAGCTTGTTTGGAAAAAACAGAAACCGAAAACATTCTTATGGAAGCATTAGCCAAAGATCCCCACTTTGGCAAAATTATTGCTAGCGACTTACCCTCAAAAGAAAATGGATTTGATATAGAAGGCTTGGTCGTGCGCGGGAATCGAATTTTCCTGGGGTTGCGCGGACCCGTGTTGCGAGGTTGGGCAATAATTTTAGAATTAAAAGTTGAAGAAACCCAGCCTGGAATTTTAACCCTCGCAGCGATTGGGGAAGACGAATTGCCTTATAAAAAACATTTCCTCGAACTCGATGGATTGGGCGTGCGCGAATTATGTTGGCACGGCGACAATCTTCTCATCCTAGCGGGCCCAACAATGGTTTTAGAAGGAGCAATGAAAATTTTTGAACTTCAAGAAATTTTGGAGTGTTCGGGTAATTCTTTATGCTGGCAAGAGTCAGGACGGCTGAAAGCTTTATTCAATCTTCCTGTCGCGACGGGTGCAGATCGTGCTGAAGGATTAACTTTATTTCCTCATTTGGGGAAATCTGAAGGGTTAATGGTTGTTTACGATTCGCCCCACCCCAACCGAATGCCCAATTCCCATAAGGTGTATGCGGATTTGTTTAGATTGCCATAA
- a CDS encoding carbohydrate ABC transporter permease, with protein sequence MPNATTPMLKSNPTTWLDRDTVAAWIFLAPALLLLGVFLLFPILYLLGLSFTGGSFTTAGVRWIGLLNYRRLFVDPDFWHAIANTLYFTVATVIPSLIIPLILAVFLNRAIALRGLLRSAYFIPSITSIVAVGLGFRWLFQDRGPINQFLELLGIDSIPWLSSTIWAMPVLILLSTWKQIGFNMVVFLAGLQAIPQSRYEAAELDGANDWAQFWHITLPGLRPTLIFAMVTTAIFTLRSFEQIYVITGGGPLNSTNILVYYIYEQAFALFDFGYAAAAATILLAIALLLVYLQLRTWKEE encoded by the coding sequence ATGCCCAATGCTACAACCCCAATGCTCAAATCTAATCCTACGACATGGCTCGATCGCGATACTGTTGCTGCATGGATATTTCTCGCTCCTGCACTCCTTTTACTCGGCGTTTTTCTACTCTTTCCCATTTTGTATCTGTTGGGTTTGAGCTTTACGGGGGGAAGTTTTACGACGGCTGGGGTGCGTTGGATTGGATTGCTTAATTACCGCCGCTTGTTCGTCGATCCGGATTTTTGGCACGCGATCGCGAACACCCTTTATTTTACCGTTGCAACAGTCATTCCCAGCTTAATTATCCCCCTTATTCTCGCAGTGTTTCTCAATCGCGCGATCGCCTTGCGGGGTCTATTGCGTTCTGCCTATTTTATCCCCTCCATTACCTCAATTGTTGCAGTGGGTCTGGGGTTTCGCTGGCTTTTCCAAGATCGAGGACCCATCAATCAGTTTCTCGAACTGCTGGGAATTGACTCCATTCCCTGGTTGAGCAGTACGATTTGGGCAATGCCCGTCCTGATTTTACTCAGTACTTGGAAGCAAATTGGCTTTAATATGGTGGTTTTTCTCGCCGGGTTGCAGGCAATTCCCCAATCTCGCTACGAAGCCGCCGAACTCGATGGTGCAAACGATTGGGCGCAATTTTGGCATATCACCTTACCCGGATTGCGTCCCACCCTGATCTTTGCAATGGTAACGACTGCCATTTTCACGTTGCGCAGTTTCGAGCAAATTTATGTCATTACTGGGGGAGGACCCTTAAATTCAACGAATATTTTGGTCTACTATATTTACGAGCAAGCCTTTGCCTTATTTGACTTTGGCTATGCGGCTGCGGCTGCAACTATTCTACTCGCGATCGCGCTGCTTCTGGTCTATTTGCAACTGAGAACCTGGAAAGAAGAGTGA
- a CDS encoding coiled-coil domain-containing protein: MVKKKVSSRNTKAEILEAFEELKKEKVTLEAQMKQRDRGSNLPATTSATKNPPQDKPTVEKIETKDDSKTMNKARISQIVRDLEQLQIGFGGAASNLSEQLIAEASQFEELQQFIQEETQKLSELHDLEEITEDTLETLIETYEENAKTFGEERSERQETLEQQIEDLRKYWQKEREIHQREIKERNESHQTERQREEDEYQYNLALELILSEEEYEQRKKLLYQELTEERQGQEKVWEERESSILEQEKQYAEVKHKVEIFEGEKEKSVKRGKEIGKNIGQHQAKVKADLRAKEVEGTKQNYQLQIQSLEQTIHSQESRLQSLAKQLDFAQKQVQDLAVKAIEGTSNLNSFEAIKEIALEQAKTPQKNK, translated from the coding sequence GTGGTAAAGAAGAAGGTGAGTTCTAGAAATACAAAGGCAGAAATTCTTGAAGCTTTTGAGGAATTGAAGAAGGAAAAGGTGACTTTAGAAGCGCAAATGAAGCAGCGCGATCGCGGCAGCAATTTGCCAGCCACAACAAGCGCGACAAAAAATCCACCACAAGATAAACCAACTGTTGAGAAAATTGAAACCAAGGATGATAGTAAAACAATGAATAAGGCTCGAATTTCACAAATCGTTCGAGATTTAGAACAGCTACAAATCGGCTTTGGTGGTGCTGCGAGCAACTTATCCGAACAACTGATCGCAGAAGCCTCTCAGTTTGAAGAATTGCAGCAGTTTATTCAAGAAGAAACTCAAAAACTCAGTGAATTACACGACTTAGAGGAAATTACTGAAGATACCCTAGAAACACTTATTGAAACCTACGAGGAAAACGCCAAAACTTTTGGGGAAGAACGCAGCGAACGCCAAGAAACTCTAGAGCAACAAATTGAAGATTTGAGAAAATATTGGCAAAAAGAACGAGAAATTCATCAGCGAGAAATTAAAGAACGCAACGAAAGTCATCAAACAGAGCGTCAAAGGGAAGAAGATGAATATCAATATAATTTGGCATTAGAGCTAATTTTGAGCGAGGAAGAATACGAACAGCGCAAAAAACTCCTTTATCAAGAATTAACCGAAGAACGTCAAGGACAAGAGAAGGTATGGGAAGAACGAGAAAGTTCAATTCTAGAACAAGAAAAGCAATATGCAGAAGTCAAACATAAAGTTGAAATATTTGAAGGGGAGAAAGAGAAAAGTGTTAAGCGAGGGAAAGAGATTGGAAAAAATATCGGGCAGCACCAAGCTAAAGTAAAAGCCGATCTTCGCGCCAAAGAAGTTGAAGGAACGAAGCAGAATTATCAATTACAAATTCAATCCTTAGAACAAACAATTCACAGTCAAGAATCGCGACTGCAAAGTTTGGCAAAACAACTCGATTTTGCACAAAAACAAGTTCAAGACTTAGCGGTTAAGGCAATTGAAGGGACTTCAAACCTAAACTCTTTTGAGGCAATCAAAGAAATTGCTCTCGAACAAGCAAAAACTCCGCAGAAAAACAAATAA
- a CDS encoding coiled-coil domain-containing protein, with translation MSQEMPKESKNQILAAFRQLLAQQKQIESRVATKEEEAQKETNQQVLEAASTYTVDSIINGMAALQLNFGSAIGELSGRLATESERLDELRRAIAVAKNNLEEQRKVRLVADALYILRQEHQEQLTAFSERATQQQEAIEKEMAQAHKLWEKEQEEFTARVAEMAELQLKQREKKAADRQYAVERDRKIEMDEYEEEKRLQERTLQNSNREKEKQWAEREEFLSNNREEFEANQQRVEGFEEELKKAENDARGEAIKSAEREAKVKSDLFEKEWEASEQGYLLQITSLEAVIERQTAQIEELTAQLQAATNQAQQLAMRAFQSSSNTAA, from the coding sequence ATGAGCCAAGAAATGCCAAAGGAGAGCAAGAATCAAATTCTGGCAGCGTTTCGCCAGCTTCTTGCACAACAGAAACAGATTGAATCGAGGGTAGCAACAAAAGAGGAGGAAGCCCAAAAGGAGACGAATCAGCAAGTACTCGAAGCAGCTTCAACCTACACCGTTGACAGTATTATCAATGGGATGGCGGCGTTGCAGTTGAATTTTGGCAGTGCCATTGGCGAACTGTCGGGACGCTTGGCGACTGAATCAGAACGGTTGGATGAATTGAGGCGCGCGATCGCGGTAGCAAAAAATAACCTTGAAGAGCAGCGTAAGGTTCGTTTAGTTGCCGATGCTCTTTACATTTTACGGCAGGAACACCAAGAACAGTTAACGGCGTTTTCTGAGAGGGCAACGCAACAGCAAGAAGCCATTGAAAAGGAAATGGCACAGGCGCACAAGTTGTGGGAAAAAGAGCAGGAAGAATTTACCGCAAGGGTTGCAGAGATGGCAGAATTGCAACTCAAACAACGAGAAAAGAAAGCTGCCGATCGTCAATATGCTGTGGAGCGCGATCGTAAAATTGAAATGGACGAATACGAAGAAGAAAAACGCCTACAAGAACGCACGCTACAGAATAGCAATCGAGAGAAAGAAAAACAGTGGGCGGAACGGGAAGAATTTTTATCCAATAATCGCGAAGAATTTGAAGCGAATCAACAGAGGGTTGAAGGGTTTGAAGAGGAATTGAAAAAAGCGGAAAACGATGCCAGAGGAGAAGCGATTAAAAGTGCCGAACGCGAGGCAAAAGTTAAATCCGATCTATTTGAAAAAGAATGGGAAGCCAGCGAACAGGGTTATTTATTACAAATTACTTCCCTTGAAGCCGTTATCGAGCGCCAAACCGCACAGATTGAAGAATTGACCGCACAACTTCAAGCTGCGACGAATCAAGCACAACAATTGGCAATGAGAGCGTTCCAAAGCTCCTCTAATACGGCGGCTTAA
- a CDS encoding helix-turn-helix domain-containing protein: protein MSQTFGQLIRKARKEKGYSQRELAKLLELDFTYLSKIENDRADYAPKEEAIRAIARHLNLDPEELIFLVGRIPHQEEALLKQHYKAMPTLFRRLRENPEFAQKVFREALEEDAEAEL, encoded by the coding sequence GTGAGTCAAACATTCGGACAACTCATCCGTAAAGCTAGGAAAGAAAAGGGATACAGCCAACGAGAACTCGCCAAACTGCTGGAATTGGACTTCACCTATCTCTCTAAAATAGAGAACGATCGCGCGGACTACGCACCCAAAGAAGAAGCCATCCGCGCGATCGCGCGCCACCTTAATCTAGATCCAGAAGAGCTAATTTTTCTCGTCGGACGCATTCCCCACCAAGAAGAAGCACTACTCAAACAGCACTACAAAGCCATGCCAACCCTTTTTCGGCGATTGCGAGAAAATCCTGAATTTGCCCAAAAAGTCTTTCGAGAAGCCCTGGAAGAAGACGCTGAAGCGGAATTGTGA
- a CDS encoding ImmA/IrrE family metallo-endopeptidase encodes MSIFKPFRFISKHAIECEALNILESMKACPNYAPKFPLDASRVAEFLELDVVWDDIPNDEKGLIAARILPLERLIEINENIPQLHSGLGESTIAHEIGHWVLHINVPKVDRAIELTRKGITMPVEPLLCRNIENLQGIEWQAQYFASCLLMPRYILQEMQQHKDLTQWRNLYDIAEQLGVTISNLVHRLKDLNWIEIVEDSRQIHQKTLEPI; translated from the coding sequence GTGAGCATCTTTAAACCTTTTCGTTTTATCAGCAAGCACGCGATTGAATGTGAAGCCCTCAACATTCTAGAATCGATGAAAGCTTGTCCCAACTACGCGCCCAAATTTCCTCTCGATGCCAGTCGGGTTGCCGAATTCCTCGAATTAGATGTGGTTTGGGATGACATTCCCAACGATGAAAAGGGACTTATTGCCGCACGAATTTTACCCCTCGAACGCCTCATTGAAATCAACGAAAACATCCCCCAACTGCACAGTGGATTGGGAGAATCGACCATTGCCCACGAAATCGGACATTGGGTATTGCACATTAATGTACCAAAAGTCGATCGCGCGATCGAGTTGACCCGAAAAGGGATTACAATGCCCGTCGAACCCCTGCTATGTCGTAACATTGAAAATCTGCAAGGCATTGAATGGCAAGCCCAATATTTTGCCAGTTGCTTGTTAATGCCTCGATATATTTTGCAAGAGATGCAACAGCACAAAGATTTAACCCAATGGCGAAACCTCTACGACATCGCCGAACAATTGGGAGTCACAATTTCCAATCTCGTCCATCGCTTGAAAGACTTAAACTGGATTGAGATTGTTGAGGATTCGCGGCAAATTCATCAAAAAACCCTAGAACCCATTTAG